ATCCGCCGCTGCACCTGCTCCTACTGCCGGATGCGCGGCGCCGTCGTCGCCATGGCGGAGATGGGCGGGATCACCATCCTGCAGGGCGCGGAGGCGCTGACGCGCTACCGCTTCCACACCGGGTCAGCGGAGCACTTCTTCTGCGCCCGTTGCGGGATCTACACCCATCATCAGCGGCGGTCCGACCGGAACCTCTACGCCGTCAACGTGGCGTGCCTCGACGGGGTGAGCCCCTTCGACTTTCCAGAGGTGCCGGTCATGGACGGCGTCAACCACACGAACGATACCGGCCGGCCGACGCGCCGCGCCGGCACGCTCCGCTTTGTCTGCGAATAGGTCCGCGACGAGTGAGGCTCAGGCCGCCTTCACCTGCGCCAGGAACGCCTTGACCGCCTGATCGAGCTCTTCCGATCCGTGAGCGAGACCGCGCGCGGCCGTGAGCACCTGCGCGGAGGCCGCCCCGGCCTCGTCGGCCCCGCGGCGCAGGTCGACGACGTTCGCCGACACGCCCCGTGTCCCGGTGGCGGCGCTCGCCACCCCGCGCACGATCTCGTGGATCGCCGCGTTCTGCTCTTCCATGGCGGCCGCGACCCCGACCGCGATGGCGCGCATCTCCTCGATGGTCCGGCCGACCTCGCCGATCGCCGACACCGCCTCCCGGGTCTCGCCCTGGATCCGCCCGATCTGGCCAGAGATCTCCTCGGTGGCCCTGGCGGTCTGCTCGGCCAGCGCCTTCACCTCGGAGGCCACCACCGCGAAGCCGCGGCCGGCCGCGCCCGCGCGGGCCGCCTCGATGGTGGCATTGAGGGCGAGCAGGTTGGTCTGGCCGGCGATGGAGGCGATCAGCCCGACCACGTCGCCGATCTTGTCGGTGCCGGCGGCGAGCGCCCGCACGGTCGCCTCGCCCTGGCGGGTGCTGGCGGCGGCCCGGCCGGCGATCTCCGAGGTGCGCTGCACCTGCCCGGCGATCTCCTGGACCGAGGCCGACATCTCCTCGGTGGCCGCCGCGGCGGTCTCGACATCCGCCGAGGTTCCGGCCGCCTGCGCGGCGACCGCGCCGGAGCGCTCGGTGGTGCGCGCGGCGGTGTCGGTGAGCGCCCGCGCCGTGTCCTCGAGCTCAGAGGCCGCCGCCGCGAGCCCGCGGCTGAGATCGGCCGCCCGCGTCTCGAAGGCCCGGGTCAGGCGGTCCAGGGCCTGCGCCCGGCGGGCGCTCCCCTCGGCGTCGGTGGCGGCGCGGGTATCGGTCTCGGCCTTGGCGATGAGCGCGTCCTTGAACACCTGCACGGCGCCCGCCATCGCGCCGATCTCGTCGGTGCGCTCCCGCGCCGGCACGGGAGCGCCGGTCTCGCCCGCCGCGAGGCGGTGCATGGCCCGGTTCAGCGCCAGGAGCGGCTGCGTCACGCGCCGGCCGATCAGCGCCGCCAGCAGGCCGATCAGCGCCACGACCACGAGC
The sequence above is drawn from the Methylobacterium mesophilicum SR1.6/6 genome and encodes:
- a CDS encoding GFA family protein; this translates as MGDRTIRTGQCHCGAVRFEATLSDGFDSIRRCTCSYCRMRGAVVAMAEMGGITILQGAEALTRYRFHTGSAEHFFCARCGIYTHHQRRSDRNLYAVNVACLDGVSPFDFPEVPVMDGVNHTNDTGRPTRRAGTLRFVCE
- a CDS encoding cache domain-containing protein, with translation MRIGIGAKLHTITAAALVGIVAVSGVGLFSLKAQVEQDRMAKTRNLTDVAYGVAAYFEGEERAGRLSRADAQGAAIRALKNLRYDSQEYFWVNDMQPRMVAHPMKPELEGKDLAAVQDPTGKRLFVDFVETVKRQGQGFVDYYWPKPGADAPVPKLSYVRGFAPWGWVIGTGIYADDTAAILWGAAWKAAAGMLVVVALIGLLAALIGRRVTQPLLALNRAMHRLAAGETGAPVPARERTDEIGAMAGAVQVFKDALIAKAETDTRAATDAEGSARRAQALDRLTRAFETRAADLSRGLAAAASELEDTARALTDTAARTTERSGAVAAQAAGTSADVETAAAATEEMSASVQEIAGQVQRTSEIAGRAAASTRQGEATVRALAAGTDKIGDVVGLIASIAGQTNLLALNATIEAARAGAAGRGFAVVASEVKALAEQTARATEEISGQIGRIQGETREAVSAIGEVGRTIEEMRAIAVGVAAAMEEQNAAIHEIVRGVASAATGTRGVSANVVDLRRGADEAGAASAQVLTAARGLAHGSEELDQAVKAFLAQVKAA